From a region of the Leptospira kmetyi serovar Malaysia str. Bejo-Iso9 genome:
- a CDS encoding DMT family transporter yields the protein MILISGNILFAKLIDESVWMITFGRTVFASAGLFLFLKWRDKPVLFPSSSENGAAIGGGILLAIHWVLFFASARLASPAIAVLTLFTHPVITVFIEPIYFPSKLRLRDVSLAFLVLIGVGILIPEFKPGNDFFWGIVAGSLSAVSFSFRNLLSKKFLSHHGSAQVMCLQSFAAVFVLVPVCYWENIPTSTKSLGLIFLLGSFFTAFAHTLYIKSMFQLKLKTAGILSSIQPVYSILLAWILLGDIPGYREVVGGVLILVAGTLETIRFGKEE from the coding sequence ATGATTCTCATCAGCGGAAACATACTCTTCGCCAAACTGATCGACGAAAGCGTATGGATGATCACTTTCGGCAGAACGGTTTTTGCAAGCGCCGGTCTTTTTCTCTTTCTGAAATGGAGGGACAAACCCGTTTTGTTTCCGAGCTCTTCGGAAAACGGAGCGGCCATCGGAGGCGGAATTCTACTCGCGATCCATTGGGTTTTGTTCTTTGCTTCCGCGCGGCTCGCCTCTCCCGCGATCGCCGTTCTTACCTTGTTCACCCATCCGGTGATCACCGTTTTTATCGAACCGATCTACTTTCCTTCCAAACTGAGATTACGGGACGTTTCACTCGCGTTTTTGGTATTGATCGGAGTCGGGATCTTGATTCCAGAATTCAAACCGGGCAACGATTTCTTTTGGGGAATCGTTGCGGGTTCATTGTCCGCGGTTTCGTTTTCGTTTCGAAATCTGCTCAGTAAAAAATTTCTTTCTCACCATGGAAGCGCGCAGGTCATGTGTCTTCAATCCTTCGCGGCGGTTTTCGTTTTGGTCCCTGTATGTTATTGGGAAAACATTCCCACATCGACCAAATCCTTAGGACTTATCTTTTTACTCGGAAGTTTTTTCACCGCGTTCGCGCATACGTTGTATATCAAATCCATGTTTCAACTCAAACTCAAAACCGCGGGAATTCTTTCGAGCATACAACCCGTGTATTCCATTCTACTCGCGTGGATCTTGTTGGGAGATATTCCGGGTTATAGGGAAGTCGTCGGAGGAGTTTTGATCTTGGTCGCGGGCACCTTGGAAACGATTCGGTTCGGCAAGGAAGAATAA